A window of Synechococcus sp. WH 8109 genomic DNA:
CGCCAGCACACAGGCCACGGCTTCGATGCCGCCGGAGCCACCCAGCAGGTGACCGGTCATCGATTTGGTGGAGCTCACCGGGATCTGCAATGCACGTTCGCCTAGGGCGCTCTTGATTGCCGAGGTTTCGTTTTTGTCGTTCGCCGGAGTGCTGGTGCCGTGGGCGTTGACGTAGTCGATCTCTGATGGATCAATTGCGCCATCGGCCAGGGCCAGGCGCATGGCTTCGGCACCGCCAACGCCGCCGGGGGTTGGGGAGGTGATGTGGTGTGCGTCGCAGGTCATCCCGTAACCCACCACTTCGCCAAGGATCGTGGCGCCACGGGCCTGGGCATGCTCGAGTGTTTCGAGCACTAGGACCCCGGCACCCTCCCCGATCACGAAGCCATCGCGCTCTTTGTCGAACGGACGGCTGGCTGTAGCCGGGTCATCGTTGCGGAAGGACAGGGCCTTGGCGCTGGCGAAGCCGGCCACTCCCAGGGGAGTGATCGCTGATTCGGCGCCACCGCACACCATGGCGTCGGCCTTGCCTAACTGCAGCAGCCGGAAGGCATCGCCAACAGCATTGGAGCCGGCAGCACAGGCGGTGGCGACCGCGGAGCTGGGGCCTTTGGTGCCCAGAGCAATGGCTGCCAGGCCTGTGGCCATGTTGGGAATCATCATCGGCACCGTGAACGGGCTCACCCGTCCAGGACCTTTGCCCTCCAATACATGGGCCTGCGTCTCCATCGTCAGCAGGCCACCGACGCCGGAACCGATGATCGTGCCGATCCGATCCGCATTTGCGACGTTGATCTCAAGGCCGGCATTGGCCACAGCCTGTTTAGCTGCCACCACGCCGAACTTGCAGAATCGATCCCAGCGCTTGGCTTCCTTCGGTTCGATGAAGCCGGACGGATCGAAATCCTTCACCTCCGCCGCAAAGCGGCAGGCGTGTGCGGATGCATCGAACAGGGTGATGGCGTCCACTCCGTTACTGCCGGAGGTGAGGCCGTTCCAGTAGTCCTGAACCGTGTTGCCGATCGGTGTGACCGCGCCGAGGCCGGTGATGACGACGCGATGGAGACCATCCACCATTGCGTTGCTCAGGCCTGTTTGTCTTCGATGTATTTGACGGCGTCACCAACGGTGGTGATGCCTTCAGCGGCTTCGTCGGGGATCTCGATGTCAAAGGCCTCTTCAAGGGCCATCACGAGTTCCACGGTGTCCAGAGAATCAGCACCCAGATCGTTCTGGAAGTTGGATTCGGGCTTGACTTCGCCGGAGTCAACACTCAGTTGCTCCGCAACGATTGAGCGCACCTTTTCGAGAATCGCTTCCTGGGACATAGCCGTGGCAACGGGACGCTGCATCTTACGGGCACGCCTTCGTTGGTCTTCTCGCCAACGCCTGCGCCGTTAACAACGATGACGGCATGGCCATGGACCGGCGAAGTACGGGTACGTTTGCCGCAAGCCTTCGTTGCATCGGGCACATGTCCCACGCCGTCAAGATCTACGACACCTGCATCGGCTGCACTCAGTGTGTGCGTGCCTGCCCTCTCGACGTGCTTGAGATGGTGCCCTGGGATGGCTGCAAGGCCGGCCAAATTGCCTCCTCGCCTCGCACCGAAGACTGCGTCGGTTGCAAGCGCTGCGAAACCGCCTGCCCCACGGACTTCCTTAGCATCCGCGTTTACCTGGGAGACGAGACCACACGCTCTATGGGTCTGGCCTACTGATTTTCTCCGTTTCACCTCATAAGCTCGGCCCGGCTTCAGCCGGGCTTTTTTTGTATGTGTGGAATCGTTGCCCTGGTGGGTTCCCGAGAAGCGGCGCCTCAGCTCCTGGAGGGCTTGCGGCAGCTGGAGTACCGCGGTTACGACTCCGCTGGGATCGCCACGGTGGCCGCCCAGGGGCAGCTGACCTGCTTACGGGCGAAGGGCAAGCTGCGCAACCTCACTGCCTGTTTTGAAGCCGAGGGTGCCCCTGGTAAATGCGGCATTGGCCACACCCGCTGGGCCACCCATGGCAAACCGGAGGAGCGCAATGCCCATCCGCACCGCAGCAGCAATGGTGCAGTCGCGGTGGTGCAGAACGGAATCATTGAGAACCACCGTGCCCTGCGGGAGCAGCTGGAGGCCTCAGGGGTGGTGTTCCAGTCGGAGACTGACACCGAGGTGATTCCCCACCTGCTGGCTGCGGAACTGCAGCAGCTGCAAGCTGCGGGTGGAACTCCAGGCGGTGGCTTTTTGCTGGAGGCCCTGCAGCAGGTGTTGCCCAAATTGCAAGGGGCCTATGCCCTGGCGGTGATCTGGGATCAAGCGCCAGGAGCTCTGGTGGTGGCGCGCAGAGCGGCACCCCTGCTGATCGGCCTGGGGGAAGGGGAATTCCTCTGTGCCAGCGACACGCCGGCCCTGGCGGGATTCACCCGCACGATCCTGCCAATGGAAGACGGCGAGGTGGCCTTGCTCTCACCCCTCGGCGTTGAGCTTTACGACGCAGCGGGGGTGCGCCAGCAACGCATGCCCACCCAGCTCAGCGGAGTGGACCATGTGGCCGATAAGCGCGAGTTCCGTCACTTCATGCTCAAGGAAATCCATGAGCAGCCGGAGACCGCAGAGCTCTGGGTGACGCGCCACCTGCCCCAGGGACTACCGCCGGAACAGCCAGTGGCGCTGCCGATGGACGATGCCTTTTACGCCGGGATTGAGCAGGTGCAGATCCTGGCTTGTGGCACCAGCCGCCATGCCGCCATGGTTGGAGCCTATCTGCTGGAACAGTTCGCCGGGATTCCCACATCGGTGCACTACGCCAGTGAGTTCCGCTACGCGCCGCCGCCGCTGGCTCCCCACACCCTCACGATTGGGGTGACCCAGTCCGGTGAAACGGCCGACACCCTGGCTGCCCTGGCGATGGAGGCAGAGCGGCGTCTGACCCATGGGGATCCAGTCTTTGCCCCCCGCCAGCTAGGGGTGACCAACCGTCCGGAGAGCTCCCTGTCACGCCAGGTGCCCCACATCCTCGACATCGGGGCCGGCATCGAAGTCGGTGTGGCAGCCACCAAGACCTTCCTTGGCCAGCTGTTGGCCTTTTATGGCCTGGCCATGGCCTTTGCGGCCCGCCGTGGTGCTCGCCCCGCGGCTGAGATCAAGGTTCTGGCGGACGAACTGCGCGGTCTGCCCCAGCAGTTGCGCCAGTTGGTGGATCTGCACGACCAGCGTTCCGAAGCCTTGGCACCTCGCTTTGCCGATACCCAGGACGTGATTTTCCTGGGGCGGGGCATCAATTACCCGATCGCCCTGGAGGGGGCGTTGAAACTCAAGGAGATCAGCTACATCCACGCCGAGGGCTACCCGGCCGGAGAGATGAAGCACGGTCCGATTGCCCTGCTGGATTCACGCGTGCCGGTGGTATCGATCGCAGTTCCCGGCATGGTCTTCGAGAAGGTGCTTAGCAATGCGCAGGAGGCCAAGGCCCGCGATGCCCAGTTGATCGGTGTGGCGCCCCAGGGGCCCGACACGGATTTGTTTGATGAACTGCTTCCAGTGCCCCAGGTGAGCGAGTGGATCAGCCCCCTGCTCACCGTGGTGCCTATGCAGTTGTTGAGTTATCACATCGCTGCTCACCGTGGCTTGGATGTGGATCAACCCCGCAATCTGGCCAAGAGCGTCACGGTGGAGTGAGCCTCAGCTGGCGCTGAAGCTGAGACCGTTGCGGCCGTAACGATCCTGAAAGCGCACGATGTCGTCTTCACCGAGATACTCGCCGCTCTGCACCTCGATCAGTTCCACAGGGATCCGTCCAGGGTTCGAGAGGCGGTGTTTGCAACCCATCGGGATGTAGGTGCTCTGGTTTTCCCCCACCAGCTGTTCGGAGCCATCGCGCTCCACCAGAGCCGTTCCCTTCACCACAACCCAGTGCTCGGCGCGGTGGTGATGCATCTGCAAGGAAAGGCTGGCGCCGGGTTTGACCGAGATCCGTTTCACCTGCCAACGGGTTCCTTCGGTGACGCCTGTGTAATGGCCCCACGGGCGGTAGATCTTGCGGTGGGCTTTGCCTTCCGGACTGCCCGCGACCTCCAGCTGCTTCACCACGGTCTTGATGTCCTGGGCCCTGGAGCGATCCGCAATCAACACGGCGTCGTCGGTTTCAACGACCACCAGGTTGTCGACCCCCAGCCCCACCACAAGACGGTGTTCGCTGCGCAGGTAGCAGTCGCGGCTGTCTTCGGCGATCACGTGGCCCTGCAGCACATTGCCTTGGGAATCCTTTTGCTCTGAGGTTTCCCAGAGCGCGCTCCAGCTGCCGACGTCGCTCCAGCCCGCATCCAGCGGCAGCACACTGCCCAATTCTGTTTGTTCCATCACGGCCACATCAATGGCCACGTTGGGGCATTTGGCAAAGGCCTCCCGCTCGAGTCGCTGGAATTCCAGGTCAGCCGTGTCCTGCTCCAGAGCTGCCCGGCAGCAGCTCACCACTTCCGGGGCCAGCCGTTCCAGTTCCGCCAGTATGGCGCTGGCGCGGAACAGGAACATTCCGCTGTTCCAGGTGAAGCGTCCTGTGGCAAGAAACTGCTCTGCTGTGGCCTGATCGGGCTTCTCCACAAACCGCTTGATCGGCACATGGGCTGGTCCACCGAGTGAGAATGGTTCGCTGGCCTCGATGTAGCCATAGCCAGTTTCCGGTGCCGTCGGCACGATGCCAAAGGTCACCAGGCGACCCTCTTCGGCGGGCTTGCGGCCTGCGTCGATGGCCTGGCGGAACTGGGCGGCATCGCGGATCAGGTGATCTGCCGCCAGCACCAGCAGCAGGGGGTCCTCGCCGTTGGCCGTGGCCTGCAACGCGGCCACCGTCACCGCTGGAGCGGTGTTGCGGCCCCTCGGTTCCAGCAGGATCGCGTTCGGCTCGACCCCGATCTGCCGCATCTGTTCGGCCACGATGAAGCGGTGGTCTTCATTGCAGATCAGCAGGGGAGCCGCCAGATCGTCCAGGCCATAAAGCCGCTGTTGGGTCTGCTGCAGCAACGTGGCCTCGCCGTCTCCGC
This region includes:
- the acpP gene encoding acyl carrier protein is translated as MSQEAILEKVRSIVAEQLSVDSGEVKPESNFQNDLGADSLDTVELVMALEEAFDIEIPDEAAEGITTVGDAVKYIEDKQA
- the fabF gene encoding beta-ketoacyl-ACP synthase II, coding for MVDGLHRVVITGLGAVTPIGNTVQDYWNGLTSGSNGVDAITLFDASAHACRFAAEVKDFDPSGFIEPKEAKRWDRFCKFGVVAAKQAVANAGLEINVANADRIGTIIGSGVGGLLTMETQAHVLEGKGPGRVSPFTVPMMIPNMATGLAAIALGTKGPSSAVATACAAGSNAVGDAFRLLQLGKADAMVCGGAESAITPLGVAGFASAKALSFRNDDPATASRPFDKERDGFVIGEGAGVLVLETLEHAQARGATILGEVVGYGMTCDAHHITSPTPGGVGGAEAMRLALADGAIDPSEIDYVNAHGTSTPANDKNETSAIKSALGERALQIPVSSTKSMTGHLLGGSGGIEAVACVLALQHGVVPPTINHTTPDPDCDLDVVPNQARDQTLGTVLSNSFGFGGHNVCLAFKRAS
- the glmS gene encoding glutamine--fructose-6-phosphate transaminase (isomerizing), encoding MCGIVALVGSREAAPQLLEGLRQLEYRGYDSAGIATVAAQGQLTCLRAKGKLRNLTACFEAEGAPGKCGIGHTRWATHGKPEERNAHPHRSSNGAVAVVQNGIIENHRALREQLEASGVVFQSETDTEVIPHLLAAELQQLQAAGGTPGGGFLLEALQQVLPKLQGAYALAVIWDQAPGALVVARRAAPLLIGLGEGEFLCASDTPALAGFTRTILPMEDGEVALLSPLGVELYDAAGVRQQRMPTQLSGVDHVADKREFRHFMLKEIHEQPETAELWVTRHLPQGLPPEQPVALPMDDAFYAGIEQVQILACGTSRHAAMVGAYLLEQFAGIPTSVHYASEFRYAPPPLAPHTLTIGVTQSGETADTLAALAMEAERRLTHGDPVFAPRQLGVTNRPESSLSRQVPHILDIGAGIEVGVAATKTFLGQLLAFYGLAMAFAARRGARPAAEIKVLADELRGLPQQLRQLVDLHDQRSEALAPRFADTQDVIFLGRGINYPIALEGALKLKEISYIHAEGYPAGEMKHGPIALLDSRVPVVSIAVPGMVFEKVLSNAQEAKARDAQLIGVAPQGPDTDLFDELLPVPQVSEWISPLLTVVPMQLLSYHIAAHRGLDVDQPRNLAKSVTVE
- a CDS encoding mannose-1-phosphate guanylyltransferase/mannose-6-phosphate isomerase, whose translation is MASTPLIPVILCGGTGTRLWPLSRASYPKQYWPLSGDGEATLLQQTQQRLYGLDDLAAPLLICNEDHRFIVAEQMRQIGVEPNAILLEPRGRNTAPAVTVAALQATANGEDPLLLVLAADHLIRDAAQFRQAIDAGRKPAEEGRLVTFGIVPTAPETGYGYIEASEPFSLGGPAHVPIKRFVEKPDQATAEQFLATGRFTWNSGMFLFRASAILAELERLAPEVVSCCRAALEQDTADLEFQRLEREAFAKCPNVAIDVAVMEQTELGSVLPLDAGWSDVGSWSALWETSEQKDSQGNVLQGHVIAEDSRDCYLRSEHRLVVGLGVDNLVVVETDDAVLIADRSRAQDIKTVVKQLEVAGSPEGKAHRKIYRPWGHYTGVTEGTRWQVKRISVKPGASLSLQMHHHRAEHWVVVKGTALVERDGSEQLVGENQSTYIPMGCKHRLSNPGRIPVELIEVQSGEYLGEDDIVRFQDRYGRNGLSFSAS
- the psaC gene encoding photosystem I iron-sulfur center protein PsaC, with the protein product MSHAVKIYDTCIGCTQCVRACPLDVLEMVPWDGCKAGQIASSPRTEDCVGCKRCETACPTDFLSIRVYLGDETTRSMGLAY